The following proteins are co-located in the Burkholderiales bacterium genome:
- a CDS encoding multifunctional CCA addition/repair protein, whose product MKIYAVGGAVRDRLLGLPVKDQDYVVVGATPEQMEQLGYRPVGKDFPVFLHPVTHEEYALARTERKKGRGYKGFEVYAAPEVTLEQDLARRDLTINAIALGEDGEIVDPFGGVRDLRAGILRHVSPAFVEDPVRVLRVARFAARFGFAIAPETAVLMREMVANGEIDHLVPERVWQELSRGLMENTPSRMFEVLRGCGALARILPELDRLFGVPQRADYHPEIDSGIHVMMAVDCAARHRASLPVRFAVLVHDLGKGVTAPEQLPGHRDHEVRGVELVMQVCERLRVPGECRELAVLAARHHGDIHRAQELRPATVLRLLCTVDALRRPQRFEELLAACEYDWRGRAGFESQPYPQAEVLRAAAAAARAVDAGALANAAVERQDLPRRIEAARLAAVTQALAGKRKAPPR is encoded by the coding sequence ATGAAGATCTACGCGGTCGGCGGGGCGGTGCGCGACCGGCTGCTCGGCCTGCCGGTAAAGGATCAGGACTACGTCGTGGTCGGTGCAACGCCCGAGCAGATGGAGCAACTGGGCTATCGGCCGGTCGGCAAGGACTTTCCGGTGTTCCTGCATCCAGTGACGCACGAGGAATACGCGCTGGCGCGCACCGAGCGCAAGAAGGGACGCGGTTACAAGGGTTTCGAGGTCTACGCAGCGCCGGAAGTCACCCTCGAGCAGGACCTGGCTCGGCGCGACCTTACGATCAACGCGATCGCTCTCGGCGAAGACGGCGAAATCGTCGATCCCTTCGGCGGCGTACGCGACCTGCGCGCCGGAATTCTGCGTCATGTGAGCCCCGCTTTCGTCGAGGACCCGGTGCGCGTCCTCAGGGTGGCGCGCTTCGCTGCACGGTTCGGCTTCGCCATCGCGCCTGAAACCGCTGTGCTGATGCGCGAGATGGTGGCCAACGGTGAAATCGATCACCTGGTACCGGAGCGCGTGTGGCAGGAACTTTCGCGGGGCCTGATGGAGAACACTCCATCGCGCATGTTCGAGGTGCTGCGCGGCTGCGGCGCCCTGGCGAGGATCCTGCCGGAGTTGGACCGGCTGTTCGGCGTACCGCAGCGCGCCGACTATCACCCCGAGATCGACAGCGGGATTCACGTCATGATGGCGGTGGATTGCGCCGCGCGCCACAGGGCCTCTTTACCGGTTCGCTTTGCGGTACTCGTGCATGACCTGGGCAAGGGCGTGACTGCGCCGGAGCAACTGCCCGGACACCGTGACCACGAGGTGCGCGGCGTCGAACTCGTGATGCAGGTCTGCGAACGCCTGCGCGTGCCCGGCGAGTGCCGCGAGCTTGCCGTGCTGGCCGCCCGCCATCACGGCGACATTCACCGCGCTCAGGAACTGCGTCCGGCAACCGTGCTGCGGCTGCTGTGCACGGTGGACGCACTGCGCCGGCCGCAGCGCTTCGAGGAACTGCTGGCCGCGTGCGAGTACGACTGGCGGGGACGGGCCGGGTTCGAGTCGCAGCCCTATCCGCAGGCCGAGGTACTGCGCGCGGCCGCTGCGGCCGCGCGCGCAGTGGACGCCGGCGCGCTTGCCAACGCTGCTGTCGAGCGCCAGGACCTGCCGCGACGCATCGAGGCGGCCCGCCTCGCTGCCGTAACCCAGGCGCTGGCTGGCAAGCGCAAGGCGCCCCCGCGCTGA
- a CDS encoding complex I NDUFA9 subunit family protein, translating into MNLQTVCVIGGSGFVGRHIAHLLTRRAIRTRVPTRRLERVKQELIILPTVDVIEASVHEPQTLARLVAGCDAVINLVGILHEERPGDFTRVHTELPRRIVDACRAQGVKRLIHMSALKAAHNAPSEYLRSKAGGEQQVRVAEASGIRTTIFRPSVIFGRGDSFLTLFAQLARWAPVLPLACPNARFQPVWVEDVAAAIVGAITDSETFGQAYDLCGPKVYTLRQLVEYVLQVTRRRRWVIGLNETLSYLQAWGMEWMPVKLMTRDNLASMKVDNVCDCAFPAAFGLEPTPLEAVAPTYLAQHGPKARLNQLRLRARRQKEIR; encoded by the coding sequence GTGAACCTGCAAACGGTCTGCGTGATCGGGGGCTCGGGCTTTGTCGGGCGCCATATCGCCCACCTGCTCACGCGACGCGCAATCCGGACTCGCGTGCCGACGCGTCGTCTGGAACGCGTCAAGCAGGAGCTGATCATCCTGCCCACTGTCGACGTGATCGAGGCCAGCGTGCACGAACCGCAGACGCTGGCGCGGCTGGTGGCGGGCTGCGATGCCGTGATCAACCTCGTCGGCATCCTGCACGAGGAGCGTCCGGGCGATTTCACTCGCGTGCATACCGAATTGCCACGTCGCATCGTCGATGCCTGCCGTGCGCAGGGCGTGAAAAGGCTGATCCACATGTCTGCGCTCAAGGCGGCTCACAACGCGCCGAGCGAATATTTGCGCAGCAAGGCGGGCGGCGAACAGCAGGTGCGCGTTGCCGAAGCCAGCGGCATCCGCACCACGATCTTCCGGCCGTCGGTCATCTTCGGCCGGGGAGACAGCTTCCTCACTCTGTTCGCGCAACTCGCCCGCTGGGCGCCGGTGCTCCCGCTCGCCTGCCCGAACGCGCGTTTCCAGCCGGTGTGGGTGGAAGACGTCGCCGCCGCCATCGTCGGGGCCATCACCGACAGCGAAACCTTCGGCCAGGCCTATGACCTGTGCGGCCCCAAGGTCTACACGCTGCGCCAACTGGTGGAGTACGTGCTGCAGGTGACGCGACGGCGACGCTGGGTGATCGGTCTGAACGAAACCCTCTCCTACCTGCAGGCATGGGGCATGGAGTGGATGCCAGTCAAGCTGATGACGCGCGACAACCTCGCCTCGATGAAGGTTGACAACGTCTGTGACTGCGCTTTCCCGGCGGCATTCGGCCTGGAGCCGACTCCGCTCGAAGCGGTCGCGCCCACCTATCTGGCCCAGCATGGACCCAAGGCGCGGCTGAATCAGCTTCGGCTGCGCGCCCGCCGCCAGAAAGAAATCCGGTGA
- a CDS encoding transglycosylase SLT domain-containing protein, whose protein sequence is MRKFLACVGVLVAVGANAADQEKNFLEARDAFQRGDAARLDRLAPALEGHVLQPYVRYWQLRMRLDVVPAESVRDFLAEQDGMLIGDRLRADWLRLLARRQAWQAYLDEHRRLEVDEPELTCYAIQARIALGEPEALSSARAQWVSADVQPGSCETLFRALFDRDLMDAEDVWVRVRLALEAGNRTAAKAAIAYLPAAQRPDPQLFDSIARRPQRYLERLSLPLNNRAQQELAIYALYKAAENWPQLAARRLQALESSLPEELRDYAWGQVAMAAAWTHHPEALAWFKRARDAQLNDTQLAWKARAALRAADWLAVIDAVDAMTPRERMAPGWRYWKARALSMLGQQREANALLARLSNEFNFYGQLAAEDLGTAISVAPETYRPEEAEVEAIARNPGLQRALALYRAGLRYEGALEWQWTIRVFGDKELLAAAELAQRNEWYERAIHTAERTEMLHNFGLRFPAPYRDIMHEYTAPLDLDEAWVYGLIRQESRFVTTARSTAGAGGLMQIMPSTARWVAKRLGLKGHHSVLVDGVDTNLTLGTYYLRQMLDALDNQPVLASAAYNAGLRRAVQWRAPQPLEGAVYAETIPFPETRNYVKNVMSNTAYYARLFRHTMLSLRERLGVVPPRPTQNN, encoded by the coding sequence GTGAGGAAGTTTCTCGCCTGCGTGGGCGTTCTTGTTGCGGTCGGCGCGAATGCGGCTGACCAGGAGAAGAATTTTCTCGAAGCCCGCGACGCTTTCCAGCGCGGCGATGCGGCAAGACTGGATCGGCTCGCGCCCGCGCTCGAGGGCCACGTGCTGCAGCCGTACGTGCGCTACTGGCAACTGCGCATGCGGCTCGACGTGGTGCCGGCCGAATCGGTCCGGGACTTCCTGGCCGAGCAGGACGGCATGCTGATCGGGGATCGGCTGCGCGCCGACTGGCTGCGGCTGCTGGCACGACGCCAGGCGTGGCAGGCCTACCTGGACGAGCATCGCCGGCTGGAAGTCGATGAACCCGAACTGACTTGTTACGCCATCCAGGCGCGCATCGCGCTGGGGGAACCCGAAGCGCTCTCCTCTGCTCGTGCCCAGTGGGTAAGCGCGGACGTGCAGCCGGGAAGCTGCGAGACATTGTTCCGCGCGCTGTTCGATCGCGATCTGATGGACGCCGAGGACGTCTGGGTGAGGGTCCGGCTGGCGCTGGAAGCAGGCAACCGGACGGCGGCCAAGGCGGCGATCGCGTACCTGCCGGCCGCGCAGCGTCCCGATCCGCAGCTGTTCGATTCGATCGCGCGCAGGCCACAGCGGTATCTGGAGCGGCTGTCCCTGCCGCTGAACAACCGCGCACAGCAGGAACTCGCCATCTACGCGCTCTACAAGGCGGCGGAAAACTGGCCGCAGCTCGCCGCGCGGCGCCTGCAGGCACTGGAGAGCTCGCTGCCCGAAGAGCTGCGCGACTACGCCTGGGGGCAGGTGGCGATGGCGGCGGCCTGGACGCATCACCCCGAAGCACTGGCCTGGTTCAAGCGCGCCCGCGACGCGCAACTGAACGATACACAGCTCGCGTGGAAAGCGCGCGCCGCGCTGCGCGCCGCGGACTGGCTCGCAGTGATCGATGCGGTCGACGCGATGACTCCGCGGGAGCGCATGGCGCCGGGGTGGCGTTACTGGAAGGCGAGGGCGCTGTCGATGCTTGGTCAGCAACGAGAGGCCAACGCCTTGCTCGCGCGGCTGTCGAACGAATTCAACTTCTACGGTCAGCTCGCGGCCGAGGATCTGGGCACCGCGATCAGCGTCGCGCCCGAGACCTACCGGCCGGAAGAAGCAGAGGTCGAGGCGATCGCCCGCAATCCTGGCCTGCAGCGCGCGCTCGCGCTCTATCGCGCGGGGCTGCGTTACGAAGGCGCGCTGGAGTGGCAGTGGACCATCCGTGTTTTCGGCGACAAGGAACTGCTGGCGGCGGCCGAACTGGCGCAGCGCAACGAATGGTATGAACGCGCCATCCATACGGCGGAGCGCACCGAGATGCTGCACAACTTCGGCTTGCGCTTCCCGGCCCCCTACCGCGACATCATGCACGAATACACCGCGCCGCTCGACCTCGACGAAGCCTGGGTCTACGGCCTGATCCGGCAGGAAAGCCGTTTCGTCACCACCGCCCGCTCCACGGCCGGCGCCGGCGGGTTGATGCAGATCATGCCTTCCACCGCCCGCTGGGTGGCGAAGCGGCTGGGGCTGAAGGGCCATCACTCCGTGCTGGTCGACGGGGTCGACACCAACCTGACGCTGGGCACCTACTATCTTCGCCAGATGCTCGATGCGCTGGACAACCAGCCGGTGCTTGCCTCCGCGGCATACAACGCGGGTTTGCGCCGCGCGGTGCAATGGCGCGCGCCGCAGCCGCTGGAAGGCGCGGTCTACGCCGAGACGATCCCGTTCCCGGAAACGCGCAACTACGTCAAGAACGTGATGAGCAACACCGCTTACTATGCGCGGTTGTTCCGCCACACGATGTTGAGCCTGCGCGAGCGCCTGGGTGTGGTGCCACCCCGCCCGACCCAGAACAACTGA
- the ilvA gene encoding threonine ammonia-lyase, biosynthetic produces MKDDYLERILRARVYDVAIESPLEPAPALCARLGNRLLLKREDLQPVFSFKLRGAYNKMVRLTAAQLRRGVIAASAGNHAQGVALAAQRLRCRATIVMPVTTPHIKVAAVAARGARVVLFGDSYDEACRQALALARRERLAFIHPYDDPEVIAGQGTIGMEILRQHSGPIHAIFLAVGGGGLIAGVAAYVKRLRPETRIIGVEPVDADAMARSLARGRRVSLPQVGLFADGVAVKQVGRETFRLARRYVDRMILVDNDAICAAIKDVFEDTRSILEPAGALAIAGAKAYVESTGLRGATLVAVACGANMNFERLRFVAERAELGEAREAILAVTIPERPGSFRRFCSLLGPRNITEFNYRYADPSQAHVFVGVQVHDRRETQALVRRLRAHGLAAQDMSDNEMAKLHVRHLVGGRAPQAQDERLLRFEFPERPGALMKFLDSMSHDWNISLFHYRNHGADYGRVLVAIQVPARDQPAFRRFLSKLGYAYVDESANPAYRLFLA; encoded by the coding sequence ATGAAAGACGACTACCTGGAGCGTATCCTGCGTGCGCGCGTCTACGACGTGGCGATCGAGTCGCCGCTCGAGCCCGCGCCGGCGCTCTGCGCGCGGCTGGGCAATCGGCTTCTGCTCAAGCGCGAGGACTTGCAGCCGGTCTTCTCCTTCAAGCTGCGCGGGGCGTACAACAAGATGGTCCGCCTGACTGCCGCGCAGCTCCGACGGGGCGTGATCGCCGCCTCGGCCGGAAACCACGCCCAGGGCGTGGCGCTGGCCGCGCAGCGCCTGCGCTGCCGCGCGACCATCGTCATGCCCGTGACCACGCCGCACATCAAGGTCGCGGCGGTGGCGGCGCGCGGGGCGCGGGTGGTGCTTTTCGGCGATTCCTACGACGAGGCCTGCCGCCAGGCGCTGGCTCTCGCGCGGCGCGAGAGGCTGGCTTTCATCCACCCCTACGACGATCCCGAGGTGATCGCCGGCCAAGGCACCATCGGCATGGAGATCCTGCGCCAGCACAGCGGACCGATTCACGCCATCTTTCTGGCTGTGGGCGGCGGCGGGCTGATCGCAGGGGTGGCGGCGTACGTCAAGCGGCTGCGCCCCGAGACACGCATCATCGGCGTGGAGCCGGTCGACGCCGACGCAATGGCCCGTTCGCTCGCGAGAGGGCGGCGCGTCAGCCTGCCGCAGGTCGGCCTGTTCGCCGATGGTGTCGCGGTCAAGCAGGTGGGACGCGAGACCTTCCGGCTCGCGCGCCGCTACGTGGACCGCATGATCCTGGTGGACAACGACGCGATCTGCGCCGCGATCAAGGACGTATTCGAGGACACCCGGTCGATTCTGGAGCCGGCTGGAGCGCTCGCGATCGCCGGGGCCAAGGCCTATGTGGAGTCAACGGGGCTGCGCGGCGCCACCCTGGTTGCCGTGGCCTGCGGTGCCAACATGAACTTCGAACGCCTGCGCTTCGTGGCCGAGCGCGCGGAACTGGGCGAGGCCCGCGAGGCGATTCTCGCCGTGACGATTCCCGAGCGCCCCGGCAGCTTCAGGCGTTTCTGCTCCCTGCTCGGTCCACGCAACATCACCGAGTTCAACTATCGCTATGCCGACCCCTCGCAAGCCCATGTCTTCGTGGGGGTGCAGGTGCACGACCGCCGGGAGACGCAGGCGCTCGTCCGCCGTCTGCGCGCCCATGGCCTGGCCGCGCAAGACATGTCGGACAACGAGATGGCCAAACTGCACGTGCGCCACCTGGTCGGCGGGCGCGCACCGCAAGCGCAAGACGAGCGTCTCCTGCGCTTCGAGTTTCCCGAGCGCCCGGGGGCGCTCATGAAGTTCCTGGACAGCATGTCCCATGACTGGAACATCAGCCTGTTCCACTACCGCAACCACGGCGCCGATTACGGACGCGTTCTGGTCGCAATCCAGGTGCCCGCGCGCGACCAGCCCGCTTTCCGGCGGTTTCTGTCGAAACTTGGCTACGCCTATGTCGACGAGAGCGCCAACCCGGCCTACCGGCTGTTTTTGGCGTGA
- the rpiA gene encoding ribose-5-phosphate isomerase RpiA has protein sequence MNREEQKMAAARAAIAEVPEDAIIGVGTGSTANYFIDELARIKGRIAGAVASSEASAARLRAAGIRLYDLNVLSELPVYIDGADEVTRGLHLIKGGGGALTREKIVAAVAAKFVCIADESKLVEFLGTFPLPVEVIPMARAYVARELAKLGGRPSLREGFTTDNGNVILDVYGLAIHDPVAMESAINQIVGVVTNGIFARRGADMVLLGGPRGVAKLERRSTDTVL, from the coding sequence ATGAACAGGGAAGAGCAGAAAATGGCGGCGGCGCGCGCCGCCATCGCCGAAGTGCCCGAGGACGCGATCATCGGCGTGGGAACCGGATCGACCGCGAACTATTTCATCGACGAGCTTGCCCGAATCAAAGGACGCATCGCGGGCGCGGTGGCAAGCTCCGAAGCGTCGGCCGCGCGGCTCCGGGCGGCCGGCATCCGGCTGTACGATCTGAACGTGCTCTCCGAGCTGCCGGTCTATATCGACGGTGCCGACGAAGTGACGCGCGGCCTGCACCTGATCAAGGGCGGCGGCGGCGCGCTCACGCGCGAGAAGATCGTCGCCGCGGTGGCCGCGAAGTTCGTCTGCATTGCCGACGAGTCCAAGCTGGTCGAATTTCTGGGGACCTTTCCCCTGCCGGTGGAAGTGATCCCGATGGCGCGCGCCTACGTGGCCCGCGAGCTCGCCAAACTCGGTGGTCGCCCCAGCCTGCGCGAGGGCTTCACCACCGACAACGGCAACGTCATACTGGACGTTTACGGGCTCGCCATCCACGACCCGGTGGCGATGGAGAGCGCGATCAACCAGATTGTGGGCGTGGTGACGAACGGAATTTTTGCCCGCCGCGGCGCGGACATGGTGCTGCTGGGCGGGCCGCGCGGGGTGGCGAAGCTCGAGCGGCGCAGCACTGACACGGTGCTGTAA
- the phoU gene encoding phosphate signaling complex protein PhoU: protein MTSEHTSKQFDAELEAVRARVLQMGGLVEEQIKLALDALMAGDLQMCETVEKNDHAVNALEVGIDEDVSTIIARRQPAASDLRMLMTVVKTITDLERVGDEAAKIARMAKLIYSSDRLQQPRMAEIRRMSTIALGMLRKSLDAFARLDLAASADVVRQDRHVDDEFRGILRQLITFMMEDPRTISMSIEILFIAKAIERIGDHAKNISEYVIYMVKGKDVRHVTLEEIEREVMG from the coding sequence TTGACCAGTGAACATACCTCCAAGCAATTCGATGCCGAACTCGAGGCGGTGCGTGCGCGGGTTCTGCAGATGGGCGGTCTTGTCGAAGAGCAGATCAAGCTCGCGCTCGACGCGCTCATGGCCGGTGACCTGCAGATGTGCGAGACGGTCGAGAAGAACGACCATGCGGTGAACGCGCTGGAAGTGGGCATCGATGAAGACGTGAGCACCATCATCGCCCGGCGCCAGCCGGCGGCGAGCGACCTGCGCATGCTGATGACGGTCGTGAAGACCATCACCGACCTGGAGCGCGTCGGTGACGAGGCGGCCAAGATCGCGCGCATGGCCAAGCTGATCTACTCCTCGGACCGGCTGCAGCAGCCGCGCATGGCCGAGATCCGGCGCATGTCCACGATCGCGCTCGGCATGCTGCGCAAGTCACTCGACGCGTTTGCCCGGCTCGATCTCGCCGCCTCGGCCGACGTGGTGCGTCAGGACCGCCACGTCGACGACGAGTTTCGGGGGATCCTGCGCCAGCTCATCACCTTCATGATGGAAGACCCGCGCACCATCTCCATGTCGATCGAGATCCTGTTCATCGCCAAGGCGATTGAGCGCATCGGCGATCACGCCAAGAACATCTCCGAATACGTGATCTACATGGTGAAGGGCAAGGACGTGCGCCACGTCACGCTCGAGGAGATCGAGCGCGAGGTCATGGGGTAG